ACATGTACAATTCACAAAACACccaatgaacacatgtacaaattttgaagcatattatacaaccttcatataataattgtattttaatcttTAAAAAAATTTTAAGAGGCATTTGttgttactaataattattaaatattattaaaaatataaatactcaatttattattgttatttatttaataattataattattatttttattattatattattagtattcaaATATAgattctctttacgggattaatttcGTTAATATATATGCGAAAATACATATCTCaacatgtttgtaaaaacaacgacaaatttcttagtcggaattcgtgattccacgggtcattaaactaaataactttagcattttcaTTCACTTAATAACTAAAACATATCGTTAAACTATTTTGTGTAAACAAACCCGTgggttcacgggtcatttcactagttcttTAATAATTGGTAACAACTAGtttttgaaccctcgcttcgcgccgggggttcggtttttaatgtattttattgcgtttagtttgtaaaattatttcgtaatTAACGATGatttcgttgaagcgcaactcgaatcgaactaaaatgtataatccattaaagatttaaatgttattttaaattaacaatatatgtgcatctccgcgtttcgttatggaattgtcgacttttaaaaatttaacgcaaaatcaacgtgtatgaaaagtacctcaaatatttagcattttttaaaaagcgtccgttttgcgtatagttagtgatattgtgttcctaaaattatttcgagtttaacgatggtgtcgaaaaaatttaactcgttgcgagcgagaagatatgacccgttgaatatttgggtggaatttatttaagattttttatgaaaatggttttgtgACACTTTACCCCCTTGTTGGGGGGTCAATTTTAATtattgaacaaagtgtgggggatttttttttaaaaaaaaggtggaagggaaaaaaagtgaaatgacgaaatTATCCCTGGTTACTGTTCAtcgtttttgtctattagatataagTATATATTTACGGAGTATTAATTTGACAATTTTCTTTAATAACTAATCAATATGGATAGTGTTTCAGGTATGTTTGACAAAACTAAATGATAGTTGATAGCTTATAGCTATTAGCTGCtagatttttatatgtatttagttgTTTGACATAGGGTATGTTTGGCGACAAGCTTTTTGGAGCTTTTTGGAGCTTTTTGGAGCGTTTAGCGTTTAGCTTTTATGAAAAAGCTCCTATCTAATAAAAAAAGCTTCGTTTGGTTACGTTTTTTACAAGAGCTGAAAGCTTTTTAATGAATGGAAAAAGCTTGTAATTTAAACGCTAGTAAATCCAACGTTTAGCGATTAAAAAAGGCTTTTGATATTTAAGTGACTTAAATAACCTTCCAATATATTAGGGATCTCCCACGTAAATCAGTTATTCTTATGATAATAAAAGGCCAGACCCTAATAATTATCTTTATTCTCCTCTGTTTCTTGATTACGCCGTTGCCGTTTTTTTCTTTGAGGTAAACAACAAACCTAGTACTCGTTGGTTTATCAGTGTATCTTTATTGCTTCTACTCAAtgtttttgattttaatttatataactaTTGTTCCTTTATGTATGCATCTTCATGTAtaatttattatatcattaattGATTAGTGTTAAGTTCGTACAGATATCTCACATGTTCTGCTTACCAAATAATCTTAAAGAATTTTAGTTTGGTGACACATAATTGGTTACATGATAACATGATCTCTATGTTTTTTTTTTACAAATCATGTTTGTTTATTGTTTACTCAACACGTGTAGCTATAAATCCTTATATGCATGTATCTCTATGTATTTGTTTATGTCTAGGAAGATTCATTATAACATATATGGTTACTTGTATCTATACGTATTAAATTTATAAATTTTGTTGAGTATGTTTATAGGATTATTATGAAACTTGTTGATTGTTGCTAAAAATATGtatgaaaaattatttttagtATAGGATGAATAAAGGATCCATTGAGTGGTTTAATTGGTTAGCGAATCCGTAATCATTAGATTGGTGTACTCTTTCTTGAGATGGGATAAGCGAGCCTTAGTACCCGTCTTTATAGTTTGTTGCATTAGTACAACACATTGTTTTAGGTGGTTGGTTTAAGTATAAACTATTACTCATATATCATCACGTTGCTAGATGGCTTCTAAACCAGAGAATGCTAAGAAAGAAAACTGGACACAAGAAATGGTTTTGGAATTGTGTCAGTTCTTAAAAAAATATATCACGAAGCATGGCCGAACTTCTGCATTTAAATGGGTTTCCCTTCAACCAGAGTTCGAGAGAGTTATGAACTATAAATTCCATAGTGATAAAGCTTTAAAAAACAAGTATGATAGTATGAGAAAGGAGTACAACATTTAGAAGTCATTGAAGCACTGAGAGACTGGTCTTGGTTGGGATGAAAGTACCAAACAACTTAATTGTTCCGATGAATGGTGGAAAACTAATATTGCGGTaagataatataattcatttaattttttaAATAACATATAAAGTTAAGATAATATTATTCATCTAATTTAACTAATGATTCACAATTATATTGTGTATAGGAAAACTCTAAATACGGAGCAATTAGAAAAAATCAACCATCAGCACAACTACAAGAAGAATGGGATCAGTTATTTGGAGATGCAGTTGCAAGTGGGTCAAATTGTGTGGCGCCTTCAATGGACTCGAATATAATCAATGAGGTGCATGTTGAGAACCTTGTCGATGATGATGTTGAGATGGGTTTTGATGTAGATGCTTATCAAGTAAACAGTGACACACCTAATTATGTAGAAGAGTTAGAAACAGAAGATCCCAACTTTTTTCGCAACTTTTATAATGAAGCCACTCAACAAAATGCGTCGGCACCAATCCCAAGTGAGGTTGCTAAAAAATTTGAGATGACTTCTAAAATAAACACAAAACCCAAACCAGCTAGCATGAAACGTAAAGGAAGAGAATCATCGGGATCTTCAATGCTCAAGAACCATTTAGCGCAAAGTAGTGTGACTTCACAACGTGTTCTACAAATGTTAGAAGCAGATTCTTCCAAACTCGATCAAAGTACTAAGTTTACTATTGGAGCTGCTGTAGGTGTGCTTGACCGAATGGTTGATGTAGGATTAATGACAGAAGCAGGGGAGTTGTGGTTGTTTGCAATTAAATAATTTGAAAATCCGATAAAAAGAGAAATATTTATCAATTTGCGGAGTGATAATGGCAGGCTAGCTTGGTTGCAAAACGAACGAAGCGAAAACTGATTTTTTTAGCATATTTTTTGTGTTTGAACAATTGTTATTTTTATGGATTATTTTTTTTCCTATGTGTGTTAGTGACATAAATTTGTTGGATATTATTTGGTatgtttttttatataatttttttactaGAGAATAGTTTGTGTTAGTGAATTGCTAGTGAAAGTATTTCCATAAtatcttgttatatatatatatatatatatatatatatatatatatatatatatatatatatatatatatatatatatatatatatatatatatattgttgacaGGGTTAATATGGATAACGAGATAACCAAGAAGATACACAAATTGCATTGCGTTAATTTGTTGTTGGATTCATGTTATACAAGTGATCTTGTTGCgacatattattataagtatatacacAAAGAACCATGCATGACTTCAGCTCAAACAGGTGAGGCTTGGGTGATGGAAGTTTTAAATGGTCATCCAATACGATCTGTAAATGCATTTAGAATGCATCCAGATTTGTTTATAAAATTATTTGGAGAACTTGAAACAAACTATGGATTGCAGTCAACTGATAAAATGTCCACATTTGAGATGGTGGGGATATTTATGTATACATTGGCATTGGGATTATCTAATAGAGATGTTATGGAGCGTTTTCAACGTTCATGGGAGACTATTAGTAGAGCATTTCATGAAGTTCTAAAGGCGATAATTGGTAGAGATAAAGGTTTCCAAGGTCTGGCACGCAACATTATAAGACCAAAAGATCCAACTTTTCAACTAGTACCACCTCAAATCATGAATGACAAAAGATACATGCCGTATTTCAAGGTAATGCACTTATTAATgtcattgttatttatttaaattgTTACTTCTCTAATGTTGAAATTATATTTAGGATTGTATTGGATGTATCGATGGTACACATATAAGGGCCTGCATTACAGAGAGTCAACAACTACTTTATATTGGTAGAAAAGGAGTACCTACTTTCCATGTAATTGCAATGTGTGATTTTGATATGTGTTTTACATATGTATCAGTCGGATGGGAGGGATCAGCACATGACACACGTGTTTTTATGCACTCAATCCaaaataagtcaatgaacttcccGCAACCACCTGAAGGTAAATATACATATCTATGTTATTGTTTCATGTTACTTTCTGCAAATTCCAACACGATTTGTTTAAACTTTATTATCAGGTAGATATTATTTAGTTGATAAAGGATACCCGGACAGAAAGGGATACCTTGTTCCATATCCAAAGAAAAGATACCATCAATCTCAATTTCAAAAAGAGCCCCCAAATAATATGCAAGAAGCATTCAACCGTTCACATTCATCTCTACGAAGTTATATTGAGAGGTCATTCGGAATTTTGAAGAAACGGTTTCACATACTTAGTGAAATGCCAAGGTTTAGTGTGCAAACACAAATTGATGTTATCACGGCTACATTTGCATTGCATAACTACATTCGTACTAATAGTCAAGAAGATATCATGTTTGCAATAATCGATGAACATCCAAATTACATACCACGAGATGagcttaatgatgttaataatcatGACATACGCACCGAAGGATTATTTGAAGGAAGAAGGAATGAGATGAAACAAGTTCGTAACAATATTGCTACTTCAATATAGAATGATCGTCATTAATAATTTAGtagtattatatatgttttcggttattagtagtattatatatgttttcggttatttGGTAATGACTATGTTTTATTAgactaaaataatgatatttaagtattttttttctagtgtccatttttgtcattttacttattttataacagctccagctactttgccaaacaattaaatacatttaaacgctttcagctaaacgcttgcagctaaacgCCTGCAGCTAAACGCCTGCAGCTAAACGCTTGCAGCTtccagctagttttgccaaacatacccatAATAGGTAAAACTGTTAAAATAAATAGTCTAATGACAAAAACCTAGAAACTAAAAGCTAAACGCTAATTCTagtagtttttaattttttttgcttTTAACTGTTTTCCTTCCCTAAAAAAACTTTAAGATCTTGCAACCAAACGGAGTTTTTTACTTGATAAGAGCTTTTTCATAAGAGCTTAAAGCTCCTAAAAGCTTCATAAAGCTTCTTGTCAAACATGTGTGTGTTTGGCAAGTAGTTTTTAGCAGTGTTGTAACAGTCGTCCGACttgaccgacgcgtcggccgatgcgtcgtttttttgggttctccgtcccgttttttctaaaaacgactcaaaagacggtcaaagctaaaagtttggtcaaagtctgtcaaagacggtcaaagttggtcaaaaactgtcaaaatcagtcaaattttcgtcaaaatCTGATATGTTTTTAAAAATTAGGTTTTGTTTTAATTTTTTAGGCTACTCTTTTCTCCGTGTCCTTACTGATAatatactcggtaacattaattaagtttgaagttcgattgtttttaaattcaagttcttatttaagaaatttatggtacataatcaactattttatatgtatataaatatatatttaaaaaattttaataaagtcaacgtcggtcaacgaccgatgcgtcaccgACGTGTCACCGACTCGGCCGACGTGTCCTTTTTAGGTctagaccgatgcgtccccgactcgtgacttttacaaccttggtttTTAGAAGATTTTAAGAGCTTTTATcttttaacttttataaaaatcataaaaaactTTGTTTGGTTATAAGAGTTTATTTTGATGAAATTGTAAAGCTCTTATTTCAAACGCGGAGGTAACTATAGCTTTTTGTGATTGATACTACTCAAATACTCACATATCATATATCTATCTATTACATTATATAAAGTGTGTGTTATTATGTTTACGTGTCAACTCCCCCTCTATTCTTGCCACGTGTCATTCTATCATTTTTCTCATCTATttaattaattttttcaaataaggAAAGTATTCACAAATGTGTGTGTGAAATGTACGGAAAATAATGAATAAACCTTAAATAAGATTaggtatataacttaatttaaataaacaatcaaatatctatactaattacaattatgataattaaataaatttaaagtaTATCAACTTTTTGACATTTGTGATACGAATTTTGAGGGACGGGCTCATAAACGTATCACTCTATGTTCAACAAACTTTGCGACATTGAATGAAAACAACTGATTGTTGTATTGTAATTGTATTCAATACTAACGTTTACAATACTAATGTTTTCAATACCTCATACTCATGTTATCATACATCATATAAAGTGTCTGCAATACTAACGTTATCGTAAACAATGTtttttcgatacaaatgttatcagtgataaatgatttttattataattgtattatacatttggtgagtatcaatactaacgttaatcgtatactaatttatacaagtgtcgtgcaacgcacggactcataaaactagtatatatatatatatatatatatatatatatatatatatatatatatatatatatatatatatatatatatatatatatatatatattccgaaTCTTGTCCCACTTAGGTTAATGCAATACAGACATTAAATAGACTTCGTTTTCGttgtataatatattaattaatattaatattaatattagatagttaaatataattaattagagTACATGTGCACCATATTTACATTCTTGGTTAAATTtatatgttttcaaacttgttattATTAGAGACTCATTGATTTGTAAAGAAATACGTTCTTAACAACAAAATATTAGTTAATATATGTTATAATGATTTTTAAGGCGTGATTAATGatttagtattatttatattatatcgtTTTTTTGCGTAAAACGAATTACTTTATATAATCAATTAGGAAGATTAATAAAAAGATGAAATCCCCAAAAGACACAATTACACGAAAAATGATCGAGCTCGTCTAATACAACCAACCTAACATGTGCTCACAACTCTCCTTGTGTTGTTAGTCTAGTGATAATGACTCATACCTCTTTGTTAAGGATTGAGTATTTGGTTTTCTAGGATGACAACATTGCGCACGAGGATATCACTTGATCTTGAATTTCACCCAAGGTCGTCTTTCACACATAAATGTGGAGACAGCGGGGATGGGGTTTTACTGGCCAAGCCCTCAGATTGGTCCAAATTTTCTCTAGGGCTTGAGGCCGGGTTATGCTACTGCGGAAGATGATCACGTGGATGATTAAGTCTCTGTTGGGTAATCCTAATCTGTTGTTCACAAAAAAAACATGTGCTCACGACTTTTAACTACTGAACTCAAGTGTTTGTAAATGACtatgttttattaaataaaaatgataatatttagcATTAAATGTTTTTTCCCGTGTTCATGTTTGtcattttttctttttttaacAGCTCCAGCAACTTTGCGAAAAAcctaaatatatacataaaacttCAGCTTCCACTTATCAGCTACCAACTTTCAGATAACTAGGGGCTGATCCAGCAtggtttaacgacccgtcaaagtacacttgacgaccatcgttatcttggtcccacagcttgatcataactctatatgaatttaataaataaccttgcattctttatttaaaaatgatttcctataaaggaaatctatcaaaatatgtaagtttagaaaaaccatacactaTTACTTAACCAGAAGTTGacctaaacaaagtcaacaacatccactattaaatgtatcaaaatagaatgcaaattaatgtttaacaaaagctgccatcataaatatgcagactctctaagcacagcagaagcaatctatcatgaacctgagaataaaacatgcgagtaactgtcaacaaaaatgttgagtgaattataggtttaatattacaaacaatatt
The window above is part of the Rutidosis leptorrhynchoides isolate AG116_Rl617_1_P2 chromosome 1, CSIRO_AGI_Rlap_v1, whole genome shotgun sequence genome. Proteins encoded here:
- the LOC139842184 gene encoding uncharacterized protein, with the translated sequence MTSAQTGEAWVMEVLNGHPIRSVNAFRMHPDLFIKLFGELETNYGLQSTDKMSTFEMVGIFMYTLALGLSNRDVMERFQRSWETISRAFHEVLKAIIGRDKGFQGLARNIIRPKDPTFQLVPPQIMNDKRYMPYFKDCIGCIDGTHIRACITESQQLLYIGRKGVPTFHVIAMCDFDMCFTYVSVGWEGSAHDTRVFMHSIQNKSMNFPQPPEGRYYLVDKGYPDRKGYLVPYPKKRYHQSQFQKEPPNNMQEAFNRSHSSLRSYIERSFGILKKRFHILSEMPRFSVQTQIDVITATFALHNYIRTNSQEDIMFAIIDEHPNYIPRDELNDVNNHDIRTEGLFEGRRNEMKQVRNNIATSI